A window from Gopherus evgoodei ecotype Sinaloan lineage chromosome 24, rGopEvg1_v1.p, whole genome shotgun sequence encodes these proteins:
- the LOC115639533 gene encoding peptidoglycan recognition protein 3-like, which produces MLRLAVFLCALCAVSWGFLCLHVVTPGKWGGRPANCSSPLKAVQTRYVIILHTAGSSCKTGAECNQQMVNIQHDHMNKGWCNIAYNFLIGEDGKVYEGRGWNTEGAHTYGYNDISLGIAFIGDFTGRSPNAAAWKALKHLLHFAVENGYLSSDYLLMAHGDVSNTISPGQPIREVLKTWPHYKH; this is translated from the exons ATGCTCAGGCTGGCTGTGTTCCTCTGTGCTCTGTGTGCTGTCTCATGGG ggTTTCTCTGCCTTCACGTTGTCACCCCAGGCAAATGGGGCGGCCGACCTGCCAACTGCTCTTCGCCTCTCAAGGCAGTGCAGACTAGATACGTCATTATCCTCCACACGGCCGGCAGCAGCTGCAAAACAGGTGCTGAATGCAACCAGCAGATGGTGAATATCCAGCATGACCACATGAACAAGGGCTGGTGCAACATTGCCTACAA CTTCCTGATTGGTGAGGATGGGAAGGTGTACGAAGGCAGAGGCTGGAATACAGAAGGCGCCCACACTTATGGTTACAATGACATCTCTCTGGGCATAGCCTTTATTGGCGACTTTACAG GAAGGTCTCCCAATGCAGCGGCCTGGAAAGCTTTGAAGCACCTGCTCCACTTCGCTGTTGAGAATGGCTACTTGTCTTCTGACTACCTCCTCATGGCTCACGGGGACGTCAGCAATACCATTTCTCCTGGGCAGCCCATCCGCGAGGTCCTCAAGACGTGGCCGCATTATAAACACTGA